The Pseudoliparis swirei isolate HS2019 ecotype Mariana Trench chromosome 17, NWPU_hadal_v1, whole genome shotgun sequence sequence AATACCGTGACAGCGTTACTATTCCACGGGAGGACTCGGTTCATTCTCGCTCGCGCCTTCGCGGTGACACCGGGATATGAAAGTCCTCTCACCGCGTCCATCTCCGCCAGGTTGAgctgggaggaagcagagagtaAGCTGCGGGCGTCCGGAGACTCCGACATCGCTGTGTTTACATTCACAGAAGGGCTCGCCGCCTGTGCTTCTCTGCggcagctcttcttcttctacgacTACGTCTTCTTCGTCGGTTTCTTTTGGCGGACGGCAACCAGCGTTAATATGCATTACCGCCCCCCACTATGTTGGAGGGTGGACCAGAGTTATCTATCCTGCTTTCTGAATGAGAATGATAACTGTTTATTGCCAATACGTTACACACACAAGGAATTTGACATAACAATTTGacataacaataaacaaaaactaaaaactctGCGCAATAACACGAGATATAATCTAATAGTAGAACAATTCCAAACAAACCGGGAAAAAAACACTGATAACCAAATTTTATTGAGCAGTCCAGTATCTGACATAGGAATAGAGTAGCTGATGCATGTTTTGGACTCAATTCTTCCACTGCAAACTTTTATAAAATCCCTAATGTTTCTCGTACTCTACATGCTCCATCAATCTTTCTACTTGACAGTGCATATAAGCCTGAGGAACTACACTAATTACAACTTCTggtccattaaaaaaattataataattctgAACGACAAAATTCACAAACTAATTCCCATCAAGCCTTGACCCATCGAGGTTTATAAACCTGTGTCCACCTTTCCGCAGAGTTGCATGTATAAGAATACAGAATTAACCGTAATAAAAGTGAGTTGCTACCTGGGTGGGGAACTTCTACACACATCCTTCCTCTTCAGAAGGGCAGATGagggtttaaatacatataatgtaTGACACTTTATTTATATGGAGTAACATTCACTCATTTCAGTTTCTCAATTATGAAGATGTTCTGCTTTTGTGGTATACACCATGGTAACATCAATATCTTTTGATTTTGAACTGTTTTTGTTGGTTTGTGTTTGGTTCACTTTGTTCTTTGGCACAGCCGTCGGTCCACATTGTGCAAACCACACTCATCTGATTATGCTGctcagaaaaaaacaagaaatgaccaCTCAACATTCatgtcacattattttgggctaAAACAGTGGAGGGGCCCACCCAAGAGGTACCATAATCTCTGAAACTAAAGAATGACTAAAATTCCTTCACATACCTCATATTGACTCATTTAATGACTTTTGGAACTTTAGTTCAGAACAATTGTGAGTTATCTGTACTTGTGTTTTCACGTTATGCTTCTATATTCTTCCACTGCATACATGCATCAGACAACTGCAGCTGTAGAGGAATGTAGTACAATGAAATAGTGACTATTCTATTCTCAGACGGGTATATGGTACTTTACAAGTATGATTTGGGGTATTATTACTTTTCGTGAAAGGAATCCATGTTCCACCACAGCAGACTGCTCTCCCTAACACCTTGCTTTTCAAAGCAGGCTTTACCATGCAGATCAATTGGCatttttactattattattcatattaaatcaattaaatatgtatttatgtttaacCATTAACATCCGTGGTTTAGTGTAAATAGTGGTGCTCCCTCACTTCTTTTTTAGAAAGGCCATTTTGGTGAAATAAATCCTAATGATAAAACATAATGTTGGTCATTTAAATTCTGGTTATACAATTAACAGGACATATCctgtttttcatatatatatatatatatatatatataagatatgtgtatatacatatttaatatttgaataaataaatacatatgttgtattaataaattaataaatatttattaatttataaatGTTGGGTTGACAAAATTATGTTATCCACATGAGCCAGCGACATAGTTTACTCACTAATATGTGTTTATTCATGTGTGGGGACCATAACGTTGTTCTGTTAGTTGAAAAATAAGAAAGGGAACGAAGAAAGGAAACcagaagggaaggagacaaggACGCCCCTCGACAGTGTTGGGTCGCAGCCTGCTGTATTCCTTCGACTCCGTTCACCTCCATTCACACAGTAAATAACAGCATGGAGGCTCTGGCTCCCGGGATCTAACACCGAACAGCGGGGGGTAAAGACACCGCCGCATGCGCTCTCCCTTACGCCGAAACGCACACGGGAAGGACGCGGGGCCGCGGCACACGCTTTGCGGGTTGGACTGAACTCGTTTTTACGTGGAAGAGAGGATTGTAGTAGTAGACGGGAGCGGGGCAGCCCGCCGCGCTGAGCATGAAGCGGACGGCTGTAGTGGCCAGGCACAATGGCCTCGTTTCTCCGCTGGGGAACAACAACTCCGGGGCTTCCAGCATCGTCTCGCCACCGCAGCCGAGAGCCACCGGGGTCTCCGCTTCTGCCGACGGGGTTGCCGGCGGCGGGATGGACGGCCTGCTGGATTTCTCCAAAGGCCCCACCGTCAAAACCGAGCTGGTCTGTAAATGGATTGACCGAACTTCTTCGAGACAGATGCTCGGGCGGACGGCGACATCCGTCTGCGACCAAACTTTCAGCTCCATGCACGAGCTGGTGGACCACGTCACCACGGAGCATGTAGCGGCGGGGCTCGAGACCCTCAGTCACGTCTGCATGTGGGACGAGTGTATGCGCGGCGGGAAGGCGTTCAAAGCCAAATACAAACTCATTAACCACATTCGCGTGCACACCGGGGAGAAGCCTTTCTCGTGCGCATTTCCCAACTGCGGCAAGATGTTCGCACGCTCCGAGAACCTCAAGAtccacacgcgcacgcacactgGTAGGGTTTCATGATTGTGTGACTGCAAAACAGAGCGCGAGACTCTTTATGGCGTTTTTTAAATCCGTGTCATCCGTGAAGACGGCagcccccctccaccacccctcCGTGACAGACGGGGAATACGGAGGTTAAGAGATATTGTTCCCAGTCCGCTAGGAATCCCCTCCATGTTTACGTAGGCTCAGTTCAGTACCCTATTACATCCGGCCTCCATTGCTCCCTCGTTTCCAAGAGGAATCATGGGTTGAAACTAAGGGCTTGGGAGTCATGCAAggtgacaggaagcaggacAAAGCAGCTGTATTGTGAGACAGGGATAAGGACGAGGACCCAATCAAATTGATTCGATGTACACGACAGAACTCTGGAGacgtgcacgtgcctggttatTCCAGTCTGCATAAAACCATAGGTCCCAGGAATCCTTTTGTTTTTCTACTACTCAGAATCAGACAGTAACCTCAAGCTATTTTATGACTGTGTGTGATATAAAGTAAAACCAGTCACCAGTTgttcaaataaatcaaaataagcCACGCTCAACTCAGTCAGTGAGTGCTGCTCTGTGGCACCCTTTGTGAATGGGGTGTACGCTGTAACTAATGGATTTATAAATGCTTAATAAATCAATTACTAATGCTTTATGAATCAAATACAAGCTGACAATAAGAGCAACTCttgggttgccaggttgtgaGCAAAACTAGGACCGCCAAACTACAGCCTCCGTAACATTGAATCAATAATtctatggaaataaaacaaaaaagcggAACATTATAACTGCCATAGACTGCTAAAGAAATGTATGTTCATATACATGTGTTAGTTCTATTGGATATTGACACGGTCGGTAAAATAATGCAAAATTATAATTTTTGTATACGTTTTGTTTTTAACAAACCACAAAACAATCATCACAATAACTAATCCATCTCAGGTCTAGGTTTCAATACAACTATGATAGAATCTGTCTGTTCTACATTTATATCTATGGACTACACATTTTATTATGTCAGTTTACGCCTAACTGTTTATTCAAAACTcaattgtgtaaaaaaaattaactcaaTATATAACCTTTTAATTCCCTCTGTACCAATTCTAAGTATTGAATGTTTGTTTCTCTGCAAAGCTTTCACAACAAAGATGCCATATTATTGTATAATTGGTAGAGATTTCCAGTAGTTCTAATTACCCACAAATGAAAGGCACATGCAACAATGAGCAGCCTTCAGGGTTTCATGTACTCTACACACGTATTACAATtacctttgtgtgttttgtaaaTTATTCGTCAAATCCTTTTGGAATTTCTAAGAAGACTTATTTGATGTACTTTGTAACGACTGGCGTATTCTGTGTGTTCTTAAAATACTCAAAACATGTTAACCATGATGCATTCAAAAATTGGATCATTCATTTACAGCAATTAgtttttcttatatatttaatgaCAAACTAACAATATTAACCTTTGTTTGCTAGGCTCAATAATGGAGGACCCTAAAACATTGCATTCCTGTTTGGAGATTCAACAAGttccttttttctctcgatGAAGAAGACGAAATTTCTAAAATACAGCTTGTGACGAGCCAAACGCACATGGGTGCTGCTTAATTTGATGTGATCGAAGCTCGCTGTGCTTCTTTAGGTTAAGTTGAGATCGCTCGTGATCCAATATCTGATAGACCGAGCCCACAAGAACCCAAATATGAATGAAACCATCAGATTTCAGAGAATACCGTCCCGAGACCACGTTGACCAAAATTGGGGAAATTCTGTCCAACAAATTTAGAGATACCCGTTGTTGGGCTCAAAATGCTTCGGCCCGCCTCCTAAACAATGCATGAAGATATCTCCCAAGATATATGATAATTGAACAAATGGCCATTTTCCTGCTCAGCCCTGCCATTttgcaaatatgttttattgattgtttttaGACCAGCGTTGAATTGTAACGCATCTCTGTATCTGCTTCATACATTTGGTGTTGATCCAGTGGAATTAGAAATGTAGAtggtttttaaatgaatttcATGCAAACGAGCCACATATATATGAAGAGAGGCAAATTGAGTTGGATATGTGTTACATTTCAAGTCAATCAGACTCAGTGGGGCAacagcataataataataataataataataataacaagaagATGCGATTCCTGAAAACAatttgtgtgaatgttgaaATTAAATGGCGAAGCACTGCTGAAGATGCATAAATCTGAATAACCTGGGAGCtgaaatctatttttttttttatcctttaaaaataaatgtacgaTGCGACTGCTAGGTCTTTAccgtgattattattattaatatagtaGTTTTTATACAACGTCAAATCATCTGTTGGCTtggatttaaaataacaatgcagTGAGGATTTCTTTATGTGCCATTCAGAGCTGCACTTATGTCACTGGTTGACACTTGGTATTGTCAGTTTATTACCCAGAATAAGAAGAGAACAAGATCAAATCTCCTGACTTTTACATAATGAATAAGCCCACTTCATATTGGAAAAGCATATTCCAATATGAATTTCAGTTTGGTATTTTCTTTCAACCCCATACAGTTCACCGTATTGCTTCCCCAGATACCAATGTTATCACGTTGTCTTGGCATTAAGGCAATAAGTAACTTTACTTGTAATATACACACGTTAATTAACATCTAAACagtgaaataacagtttctcgaatattaaaagcacattttacATACAGAATACCTTTTTAATGACCTTGTCCCAAAACTCTTTTACCTGAACAAAGCcccacattcaatgaatacaaAGTTCCTTATGACTCAAGATATTCAACGCACCTGTGATAAGCAGTGAGTGGCACATGTGTGGGTGTTGGAGACAAGTTGGTGTCCCTGCAAGTGGACCATGACTGACTGGCCCATCCTAGAGTGTGCTAACAGTGAGCGTGATGTTTGTGTTGCAGGCGAGAAGCCCTTCCAGTGTGAGTTCTGCGAGCGACGCTTCGCCAACAGCAGCGACCGGAAGAAGCACTCGCAGGTCCACACGGCCTCCAAGCCCTACGACTGCAAGGCCCTGGGCTGCACCAAGTCCTACACCCACCCCAGCTCCCTGCGCAAACACATGAAGGTTCACGTCAAGTCGTCGCCCACCTGTGAACCCCGGGACGTCTACGACTCCATCGCTCATCAACTCCAACAACCTCATCAGGGTCTCCTGGAGCCCCTCGACCTTAAAATGAACCGCCACTCTCCGTCACTCGCCAATGGGAACATTCATTTCCCTCTGCTGTCCAATCACGCGCTGGACATCAGCTCAGCCAGCGAAGCTGACCACAAGCTGCTCCTGCGGAGTTCGTCTCCGATGGCGATGCCTCTGGATCTCTCTCTGTCAGGCCTGAAGAGTCAGCTGGCCCAGAAGCAGCAGAGCGGGAGGACCCGGCTGAGGAGCCAGCGCTCAGTCAACCCAGCCTTACCTCAGTTGTCTAACATTAAGGAGTGGTACGTCTGTACCAGGAGTACAGCGCcacactttcctctccttcacccagACCACATCAAATCAGAACCTAGCGATGACGAGGAGTACGTCACGTAGGATGGAGGGACTGGGGACGAATTTTGGACTTGAAGAACATACGTTGTCCGACCCAGGTCAGGCCAGGGATGCTCTGGGGAATCATAGTTGCTGTACATTTCCAGAACCAGAAGAAGGTTGCGGTTCAACATCCGTGGCCCTTCTGAGATGGAGACGGCTGTGATCGGATggagactcttttttttttaactctctAATAGAATCATCACTATCTGTGGACCAAATGTTGCCATCACAACGGTTTGACCAATCAGTGTCAGCTAGCTAACCTGGACTAACCAAGGGGATAACGTCGTACAGATGGATCAGGGGGGGCGTTGGTGTTCTGCTCTGCTTGCTGTTCAAGAAtatgaagagggtgtgtgtacCCGATGACCTTTCTAGGGAGGCAGATTATTGACCAGTTTATCTCGGAGCTCCACCTAAATGAAGCAATTTCAAGGGCTACATTGACACTGATAGAAAGTGGTTCATGTTTACCTGAGCTCACGATGGCACTGTTCACATGGTGACAGCAGCAGGTCCGTGGCTGTTAGGGCCTCAGTATGTTTTTAACAAACTAGTTTGTACAACCTCCagatagttgtttttttaaactgccgATTCTGCTgtcgaaaaaaaaaaaggggttgccATCTAATCCGATGAGCACTTTGTTTGAAGCAAACTGAGGTCTTTACTTACAAACCCGTTGGTCGTAACTTGTTTTTTGTGATCACAGTCTAAAAGCTGCGGTTTGGAGACGGTGGGGTCTGATCCGTCTCCGTACTGATCATCAAGTGTTTCCTCGTCCTCTTCAACCCGATGGACTACGCTCAGTGGGTTAATCACCTGTATCTGTTTACACTCCATGTGCAATTTAGTGAAGACCCCCAATGTTTCCAAACAGGACCCATACATGTCATACACATCCTTCTTTAACATGAAACCGTGTATTAAATGATGCGCAAGGCAtccagtattttttttttgctcccttTGATCAAATGGTGCCGCCATAAAAAGTGGATTTGAAAAAATTGACTCAATGTTTGCGTCATTGAATCGAGGGAAACGAGCCGAATGTATCGTGTACGATTGTGTTACAGCTTGGGACAAATGTTCCATCTCCGTTTGAAGTTACTGCATTGAGAACAATTTAAAAGGTGAATAAGTgacgtgtatatatatcaatgcACATCATCGAGTAGCTCCTTTCAAGCcggatgtgaatgtgtgagaaAACCTGAAGCAGATGGTTTAAAGTACAAAGTAAAAGGTCTTAGGACCTGGAAATGAGCGAACTTAAAATGTGTCTAATAATCCCTCGTTGCACAGGAACAATGTGCACAACTACAGTCAGTACAGTAGGTCAAAGTGATGGATAGTTTTTGAATTGTATTTAGCGTTCATCGGTTTTGTTGGCTATCAAGGCGCCCGTTTAAAACCTGTTTTTCTCCACCCCCCAGAACTTTAACAACACAATTGTGTCATTGAAGTTTTGTTTTCTCAGCAATAATCTCCAGATATTAGTGAGCAGCTCCTCAGACCCAGATGATGAAGTttgcattattattactatcacATGGTCAGCATGGCGGCGCCTCCCTGCTCGAGGGTCCTCTAACACAGCCTTCACGTCCAAATAATTAGAAACTGAATGACCCGTcggtgtagatgtgtgtgtgttgcctctctCCCGCTGTGAGCTGTGAGAGGCTGCAGCATTCTTATGACCCTGATAAGCTGGTATGAATACAGATGGTGGATGGATGAATGTCCCTGGCATGCAGCCACAAACTAAGCAGAATAAAAATCCATTACATTTGATCTGGAAGTGAGTTGTCATATTAGATTCTGCCTTCTCAATAACATCAGGACGCTTTCCAGTGCGCTCGACTGGCTTATTTGGggttaaaaacactttaaagtACCCGTGGGACACTTAGGTGCTTACTGACTAAGGTTAAGGGCCCTCTCATGATATCAAGTGCTCAGAATCTCTCAGCTAATAAATACTAGTATTTATAAACGTACCCAAAATCGGGTTGCGGCTTTCAAATCTTTTGTGAGTACAAATCTGTCCGTCAGATGGATTCAATTTGTCTTCTCCACAGTATGTTCAGCTCATCAGAGAGCGGACGTATCCGAGCTAATGATTATTGGAGAGCGTATCTCTGCAGTATAACACCAGATCTCAAGTCCTCGGAGGCTTCTGGTTCAGACCCCCACTGAACCACGCAGTAGAAGACGTCGTGTCAGATGAAGATGGCTAACATGAACCCGTTCTCTACCCCCATAGCCCTCGGGTTTAGCGACACTAAGTCGCAATCACGAGAGTACACAAGTGAAtctgaaatgaaaatgtaaccaaacagtttttttgttttttttaatccacaaCATTTGCCGActttaatttaatctaattgaCTTTCTGTAAACCGGTGACAAGACATTCCTACAGcctgtctcaccctaacccaGGCTCTTTAGGCTGGAAGAGAACAGGGCTTACATGAAGAGTTCAGTGTGaagctataatataataataaatgtatccattattgatccccgtggggaaattcttctctgcatcagACCCATCCTAGGTATTTAGGAGCTCTGGGGCTGCAGTGAGCGTCCGGGGGTTTGCTGACCAGAGATCTGACGCAAAATGTGACCACAGAACAGATTACATTCATATGCCTGGGTGCCAGTGTCATTGGGCGCCAGCAGAGCGTGAAAGCTCATGTTTGACCTTGGAAATATTATCCAACCATTTTACTGTAACAACTCGCCTTCTGGTGCGgtttaagaataagaataagaatatacacttttattaatccccaaggggaaattagttctctgcatttaacccatccttagttattaaggagcagtgggctgcggtgatgcgcccgggaagcaactgggggttcagtgccttgctcaaggacacttcgccttgcaactaatggggagagcggggatcgaacccacaaccctgcggttgcaggacggccctcttaccccactgagctaaagccgagTCACTAATTAACCTCTTGGCTTGTCtgtggactgtgggaggaatcTGGTTCCAACCCCTGCTGACACAGGGAGGGGGTTCACGCTATAAAACACTCTAGCACGGACCACTGCACCGCTGTGCAGCCCTTTGAAACACCGTTTGACCAAATAAACCCTCAAAGCCCACTTTCTGGCTACGAGACCATTTGATGTTCTGGAAAATTCTCGTAAGATTTGGGAAACCATGACGACCATGAGTTGAACTGCGTGTGATCATAGTTGGGCTCGCTATACGGATGCTCATGGCTTCCAACCACATAATTCATGAAGGCCAGCTAAAATAATCTGTAGCCTGGTGCTGTATGGGTTAAATGATTAATGGACGTCAGGGATGAATCGGATCAATCGGCCGCGGTTTAAATTTTGCATAAAACACATCCATTTTCTGATGAGGAGGCATCTTCAATCTACAGtagtgacgtgtgtgtgatgaccCGCGTCCATCTGGTGGAACAagagaagacatgagacacaagtCAGACAGTGTCTCAGGGATAacacatattaattattattgaaGATATAGCCCACATGGTTAGAGGCACTATAGCAATTTTTTGAAAGATCAATTAAATGTGCATTTGTGGTGTAGGTCCACCGGTTTACAGCATGAGACACGTGCAGAGCGAGAGCAAGACAACAAACATCGAGAATGAACTTTTCACCtcaattgtttttttcatgcacatgaaaatgtaatttgttTAATAAACCATTTCAAAcctcttattattatattttgttcAGCACATGTAGCTGCATGAGCTTCTGAATCACATCCCGTGGCCAGCACAGGATCCTTTTTGAGGATAACCAGTAGAATTAGGATTATACCATTATGtttggccctttttttttttttttttttttttttaaattctcttttTATTCAGCTTTTCACATGTTTGCAATCATAAACAATACAGTGTACTCTGTACGCCTTCTGTAGTTAACCGTCagatcacatttaaatatttttggatAATACAGAGGCAGGCCTCACTGACCTTCAAATAAACATGCTAtagcataaaaacacacacaaaataaaaaaaaaaaaaaaacacacaaaattatGGGGTGAACCTGAAACTTATTCAAACAAGGGGGgtattgaaatataaaaaaatatatatatatatatacaggactgtctcagaaaattagaatattgtgataaagttctttattttctgtaatgcaattaaaaaatattaaatattaaaagaataaaaggcttgcgatatttcagttgatttgtaatgaatccagaatgcatgacatttttgtttttttaattgcattacagaaaataaagaactttatcacaatattctaattttctgagacagtcctgtatattatatatatatatatatatcatatatatatatatataaataaagagtcCCTTCTAGACAAATGATGGTCGTATTGGTGTAACATAGATTATCCATTTTTCCCATCTAGACAAAAAGATTCCCTGTTGCAGTCTCAAAGCAAGGGTTATCCTCTCCATCTTAAAAATGTCATACACAATATCAATCCACTCATCCAAAGTAGGTTTTCCTGGTTTTAACCACATTCTGGTGATTGCCTTCTTGCAAGCAGCACTCAGGATTCTAAACAGATATCTGTCTTTAGAGGAAAACATTTCTAGTGGTAAAACACCCAAATATAACGTTtcgaatttaaatgaaatatccaCCCGAAAAACTTTTTCTAACACTCCATGAACCTGCTGCCAGAAAGGACTCAAAGATGTGCAAGACCAGAATATATGGAAATGGTTTGCCATAATGCATCCACACTGTCGCCAGCATGCAGAGGAATTAGTGTAATGTCTCTTCTGAGCTGGAGTAATGAAAAACCTTATGAGGTTTTTCCAACAAAACTCTCGCCATAAGGTTGAACTTGACGTTTTCCATTGCATCTCACATAAATTCTCCCAGTCTTCTTCCTCCAGAACTAAATTTCCTTCCctttcccatttttgttttacatacAGCGAGTTACCTTTTGTTTCCTATAGATTTTTGAAACAGCTTTCTTGTTGGAGCCCTCAAGATAGGCATCTTTAAAAACTTTTAACAAAGTGTTATCCCAGTGCACTTGTATGCTCTCCCTCTGTATTTTATCAATGTAATGTCGAACTTGAAGGAACCTGTAGAAATCATCACTTTTCAGATCAAACTGCCCCTTCAGATTCTGAAAGCTGTTCATGGACCCCTTGTGAAGAAATGTGCAGTAGGCTGTCAGGCCTTTTGAAGACCAACACTTGAATCTTGCATCCCATCTTC is a genomic window containing:
- the zic2b gene encoding zinc finger protein ZIC 2b gives rise to the protein MKRTAVVARHNGLVSPLGNNNSGASSIVSPPQPRATGVSASADGVAGGGMDGLLDFSKGPTVKTELVCKWIDRTSSRQMLGRTATSVCDQTFSSMHELVDHVTTEHVAAGLETLSHVCMWDECMRGGKAFKAKYKLINHIRVHTGEKPFSCAFPNCGKMFARSENLKIHTRTHTGEKPFQCEFCERRFANSSDRKKHSQVHTASKPYDCKALGCTKSYTHPSSLRKHMKVHVKSSPTCEPRDVYDSIAHQLQQPHQGLLEPLDLKMNRHSPSLANGNIHFPLLSNHALDISSASEADHKLLLRSSSPMAMPLDLSLSGLKSQLAQKQQSGRTRLRSQRSVNPALPQLSNIKEWYVCTRSTAPHFPLLHPDHIKSEPSDDEEYVT